Genomic window (Neorickettsia findlayensis):
TAATACGGTCAAGTGCTTCAGCTTTTATAGGAAGCAATATTTCTCTTCTGACGTACTTTTCAAGAGCGATTATCATGTTACCCATAAGAGAAACATCGCAAGACCTATTAGAAGGAAATTTCCCTTCATCGCAAACCCAGACAACACAATCTGAAAAAGTCTCTATCATGTCCACTTTGAAACGATCGCTCAACTTTTTGTAACCAGAAAAATAAAGTACATTACAACCATTTTTTTTCATTGCTTCAGCTACAGAGAATAACACTGCATTACCAAGTCCCCCTCCAATGAGAAGAACATTTTCATTTGCAGGAATCTCAGTAGGTGTGCCTAGTGGACCAGTGAGAACAACACTTTCGCCCACTTTAAGGAACTTACATAAATACGAAGATGCGCCTACCTCTATCACAATGAGCGAGATAACACCGTTGGTTTTGTCAACATAGGATCCGGTCAAAGCTATAGCTTCTATCTCAAAAGGGTAATTAAAGTTCTGCAGTTTGTAGAACTGTCCGGGCATGAAATTCTTAGCAGGAAGTGGCGCACAAATACGGAGCTCATAAATATTATTTGAGAGAGTTACTACTTCCAGCACCTCTGCCTTGAGCAGATGCTCCATCATCCTTAGAAATCTTTCGTTATCAATCTCGGGAGAGTAATCATTAACAACGTGCCTATCAACAGTAGACTCTTTTGCGGAGATTTCACAGTAGTTATTGGTCTCACTACAATCCAAGGTGTAATTATTCTCCTCGACCTTATACTCACCTTGATTAGCATCACTTAATGCTCTCTGAAAACCACATGGACTAAGATCTGATATGCCAACACTAATATCATTAGATATATGCAGAGCGCGAGATCCTATCATAGAACCTACGGATCCATAACAAGATGGATCTCCCGTTTTTGATTTACTAGAAACCTCACCATTGCTACACGTATTGCTGGATTCATAGTAAGCGGATAGAGTTTCACACATTTCTAAAGGAGGATTTTTCAACAGCTTCTCTGTTATGAGATGATACTTATCTTTTGCACTAGCCATCGCACCAACAACGCTCCCAGCATAATTCTGATCTAGATCACCAAAAAAAGTGATATTAGATTCTAGGCCACCGTACCATAGGGGAAATGCGTCCTTCAGAGCTGTACTGGGTTTAGTCCCTGCTGCTACAATAATACTCCTTGCACTTATTGTAATTCTCTTACCCCTTTGAAGACAGACTACCTCTTTTGCGGACGCATATTGATCTAGAAGAATTTCTAATGGTTCAACTTCTTCGATGAACTCCACTCCCTCACACAACGCATTATTGAGTTCTTCGTAATTTATACGATATGCTGGACTGTCCTCTATTCGCTTACGATAAACTATCTTCACACCGCCAAGCGATTTAAGAAATTGTGTCTTATTTTGGGTTTTTCTGAGCTCTCTAGCATGTGAGACAAATTCATATGCTATTAGCTTTTCCTCTTCGTTCCAATTTTTTTCTACTTCTGGAACACCGTATATACTGACTAAGTAGTCATATCTTTGTAAAAATTTCTCGACCTGAACCTTGTAGTAAACAAGAGCCTCTGTTGCGGAATCTACAGCAGTAAGTCCCCCACCTATGACAACTACAGGCATACGCATTTGCAGGCAGGCAACTGAATCCTTTTTAAATGCTCCACTGAGTTGTAGTGTCATTAAAAAATCTGAGGCAAACCGTACGCCTCTAGCGAGAATATTAGTTATATTAGGAATATTGGGACTACCGCTACCAACACATAAAGCAACATGCCCAAACCCTAATTTGTTACAATCCTCAATAGTAAGGTTGGAGCCAAATCTCACACCACCAAAAACATGAAAGTTCTCCCTTCTCTCAAGAAGTAATCTTATCAGCTTGAGATAATTCTTATTCCATCTAACCGTAATACCGTATTCTATAACTCCGCCAAACCCTTGAACAACTCTCTCATCAAGATTCTCGTAGAGCTCATGAATATCCTTGATCAGCACAAAATCCTTCTTACTTCTGACTGAACACCCATCTGTAAGGGAAACAATCTCTGCTGAACACGAATCCTTCCCTGCTGGATCAGGATCCTCTGTGCCGTTTAATATTGGGGTCCCGGATAAAGCCTGCTCAGCTGAGCAAGAACTTTTGTATTCCCAATCCAATCTTCCTGTATACTTTGATGGTAAAGACTCTATTTTAACACCATCTACCAAAACTACTGTGTGTCCCTCATTGAGGAGATAATGTGCTAGAGTGAAACCAGCTGGACCAGAACCAGAAATGAGCACCTTTTGACCCGAGAGTTTCTGGGGAAGCTGCTTGTTAGGACGTAAAGGATTCCACCTTGTTAGAAGGCTATAGATTTCAAAGCCAAACGGTAACTCTAGAACAGCATCCAGAATTGCAGTTTCTATTCCCGGAATATTAACTGGTTCCTGCTTCTGATAAATACATGAACGCATACAATCGTTACAAATTCTGTATCCCGTTGCAGCACACATAGGATTATCGAGTGTTACAACAGCTAACGCGGCAACAATTCTACCCTCGGAATACAACTTGTTCATCTCGGAAATCCTCTGCCCCAAAGGACATCCCTTTTGTGCTATTCCCAATGCTGATTTTCTATACCCTACCCCTGGTGAGGAAAACCCGGTTCTGCAGGTATCCTTTTTGCGAACATGACATATCAAGCAATAACAAGCTTGATCCACGCTGGAAATTTCATCTAATCCAGAATCAGCTAATTGAAAACCATTACGCGATTTATACACACTCTTTTCTAGGATAATCAATCCATCCCTTTCAACACGCTCGAATTGTATAAGTGATTCAAAATCAAGCTTTTTAGGCAAATGAAATAAACCACCACGATATTCTTTGGGAAAACAGTGTGATAAAGCTGCACCAGCACGACACCGGTAAGTTTTCTCTGGACCATGGAAAGTGCTATCCGTCTTGTCTACAGCTTCAACCATATATAATGCATACTGAGCAGCAAGATCCAACTCTACTGAATATTTTTCTCGCTCCTTGAGCCATTCAAGGACTTTTTCTGCATACAAGACTTCATCAAACTTGGGTAGGTTCAGAACGGTTTTTAGTTTTTGTTCTACCGTAGGGAAAGGTATTGTTTTTGTATATTCTCTTAAAGCGATCCTCTCAATAAAACTCCGCTTGCAGAGATGTATTGCGTTCGCTCTTCTTATGGAATTAGCTTTTTCCTCAAATACCTCTTCTATGCGGAAGAGTTTCACTATGAAAGCTTCTACAGCAGATGCAAGTGAAACTATGTCTCTCACCGGCTCCTTGAGTGAACGTAAAAAATTTGCATGTAGCACTCCCAATTTTTCGATATCATACAGTTCCTCAACCTTTGGAAAACCGCGCCCAACAGACATTACAGTTAAAAGAAAAAATCCGCGCTAGTCACAAAACGTCTTCACATTTTTTCACTATAGCACTCCTAAAAACTCTAACACAGCGCTTACTGTTTGAGGCAAGAGAACAACAATCATATAGGAAAACCTGCACATCTCTACCAACAAGGTCGCTAAAGGAAAACCCAGGTCAGACACCTGTGAAAAGCGTACACAAACAACATATTCACTTGTTCGAATGAGCAAGAAAACAGACAAATATTTTACCCATTATTCTGACTGGATTGTCGCCATAATTGTCGCCTCTACACAGAGCTCATCAGCTACATAAGCTCCAGCTTCAAACTTCCAGAAACTCATTGATTTCTTTAACAAAGTTGCACTTAGGAGAATCTGAGTATCGGGCAAAACAGGCTTTTTGAACTTCGCTTTTTCAATAGAGGCAAAAAAGAATGGTTTCTTATGGTACTTCTCTTCAACACTCATCATGGCGTATACACCAGCGGCCTGGGCAAGCGCCTCAATGAGCAACACACCCGGAGTAATCGGAAAACCAGGAAAGTGCCCTTGAAAAAACCAGGCATCAGAACCAGGCTTCCATCGGCAAACTATGGACTGAGATTCCCTGTCAATCTTCACTACCTCATCCAAGAATAAAAAAGGATCCCTATGAGGAATCTTCTTTTTTATCTCTTCACGAGATAACAAAACGTCCCTAGCATCCATCAAAACTTACTTTTTGTTACCTCTAGATGATTTCTTTTTCGATTCACCTTGCTGAGAAAGACTACCATTGGAATCAGATTTTATTTCAGAGGACATAGAATTAGACTCAATACGGCTTTCATCAGGATTCAGTCTCGCGACAAGCTCACCCGTGATGTCAACAACTGTAGCAGAATGGTACAACACCTGATTTGCATTCAGCACCAAGTCAAATTTCTCTTTAACAGCATAGTCATCGACAAATGACTTTACTTTCTTCCCTATCTCCTCCACACGCGACATATAGTCATTCTCGATCTCGGAAGCACTCTTTGCAGCATCCTTTTCAGCCGAAGAGACCTCAGTTGAAAGAGCCTTTGCCTTCTCATCAAATGCCTCTTTCGAAAGAACATCTCTTTGCTTTTCAAGCTCTTTATACTTTTCCTCTATCGCAGTCCTAGTAGAAATAAACTTCTCCCGTACAACGGCCTGCCTTGCCTTTATGTCTTCCATAAGCGCAGACGCTTCTGAAGAATTTTCAAAAATGACATTTACATCGGCCAACGCGATCTTTAAATCAGCAGCCGCCAAGTTACTAGACAGCAGAAGAGCTGCAAACAAAAGAGGGAGCTTACGCATCACACAAGGGATATCCAAAAACAGGTGGAAGTATACACGATAATGCCATTCAAAACCACTCATAATAAAAACTTCACCTGAGAAAGCCGAGGATTCTCCAGTGTAAAAAAAGCAGCTCATCCGATAGAAAGACAAGCCCGCTTATACACAAAAAATTAGAGATATTTTCAGATATATAAAAACTATACCATTAACATTCCACCGTTCACGTGGAAAGTCTGTCCTGTAATATAGCTTGCCATATCACTAAGGAGAAACGCGACAATGCCACACAGTTCCTCCGGTAATCCGACCCGCTTCATCGGAATAGTAGGAAGCACTTGAGCAATTTGTTCTTCTGTGAGTTTATCTGTCATGTTAGTCTTTATAAAGCCGGGTGCAATGCAATTCACAAGTACGCCCTTCGACGCAAACTCACGAGCAAAACTTTTTGACATACCTATGATCCCAGCTTTTGCTGCACAGTAATTTGCTTGACCTGGGTTCCCCATTACCGCGACAACCGACGAAATATTCACTATTCTCCCATATTTTTGACGCATCATTAGTGCCGCAGCACCCTTATTAAGGATAAAGCTCGCTGTCAGATTAACATCAATTACTTCCTGCCATGAGTCCAGCCCCATACGCAGAGATAATTTATCGTTTGTCATTCCAGCATTACACACTAACCCATCTAGGCCACCCAGTTTTTCTTTACAACTCTCTATGAGCAGGTGCACATTCCCCAAATCCGAAAGGTCCTGCGTGACAACATGCGCACCGCCATCAATACTTCCGTTCAGGGCATGTAATTTTGCCTCTTTAGTACCTGAGATAACAAGTCTGGCCCCAAAAGCATGAAGAGACTTAACTAATGCTTCTCCTATACCTCCAGATGCTCCAGTAACCAGTATACGCTTATCCCGGAGACCAAAATCCATATCAAGACTGCTAAAATAGAATCAGGAGGCAGTTTAGCACCATGCGTAAGTAAAA
Coding sequences:
- a CDS encoding FAD-dependent oxidoreductase; translation: MSVGRGFPKVEELYDIEKLGVLHANFLRSLKEPVRDIVSLASAVEAFIVKLFRIEEVFEEKANSIRRANAIHLCKRSFIERIALREYTKTIPFPTVEQKLKTVLNLPKFDEVLYAEKVLEWLKEREKYSVELDLAAQYALYMVEAVDKTDSTFHGPEKTYRCRAGAALSHCFPKEYRGGLFHLPKKLDFESLIQFERVERDGLIILEKSVYKSRNGFQLADSGLDEISSVDQACYCLICHVRKKDTCRTGFSSPGVGYRKSALGIAQKGCPLGQRISEMNKLYSEGRIVAALAVVTLDNPMCAATGYRICNDCMRSCIYQKQEPVNIPGIETAILDAVLELPFGFEIYSLLTRWNPLRPNKQLPQKLSGQKVLISGSGPAGFTLAHYLLNEGHTVVLVDGVKIESLPSKYTGRLDWEYKSSCSAEQALSGTPILNGTEDPDPAGKDSCSAEIVSLTDGCSVRSKKDFVLIKDIHELYENLDERVVQGFGGVIEYGITVRWNKNYLKLIRLLLERRENFHVFGGVRFGSNLTIEDCNKLGFGHVALCVGSGSPNIPNITNILARGVRFASDFLMTLQLSGAFKKDSVACLQMRMPVVVIGGGLTAVDSATEALVYYKVQVEKFLQRYDYLVSIYGVPEVEKNWNEEEKLIAYEFVSHARELRKTQNKTQFLKSLGGVKIVYRKRIEDSPAYRINYEELNNALCEGVEFIEEVEPLEILLDQYASAKEVVCLQRGKRITISARSIIVAAGTKPSTALKDAFPLWYGGLESNITFFGDLDQNYAGSVVGAMASAKDKYHLITEKLLKNPPLEMCETLSAYYESSNTCSNGEVSSKSKTGDPSCYGSVGSMIGSRALHISNDISVGISDLSPCGFQRALSDANQGEYKVEENNYTLDCSETNNYCEISAKESTVDRHVVNDYSPEIDNERFLRMMEHLLKAEVLEVVTLSNNIYELRICAPLPAKNFMPGQFYKLQNFNYPFEIEAIALTGSYVDKTNGVISLIVIEVGASSYLCKFLKVGESVVLTGPLGTPTEIPANENVLLIGGGLGNAVLFSVAEAMKKNGCNVLYFSGYKKLSDRFKVDMIETFSDCVVWVCDEGKFPSNRSCDVSLMGNMIIALEKYVRREILLPIKAEALDRIITIGSDSLMSAVQRFVAKYRHILKPTLKAIASINSPMQCMMQGICAQCIQRRYINGKEEYVYSCVNQDQNMEITDFHFLSQRLKQNSLTEKLNYLYCKSQMEQK
- a CDS encoding OmpH family outer membrane protein: MSCFFYTGESSAFSGEVFIMSGFEWHYRVYFHLFLDIPCVMRKLPLLFAALLLSSNLAAADLKIALADVNVIFENSSEASALMEDIKARQAVVREKFISTRTAIEEKYKELEKQRDVLSKEAFDEKAKALSTEVSSAEKDAAKSASEIENDYMSRVEEIGKKVKSFVDDYAVKEKFDLVLNANQVLYHSATVVDITGELVARLNPDESRIESNSMSSEIKSDSNGSLSQQGESKKKSSRGNKK
- the fabG gene encoding 3-oxoacyl-ACP reductase FabG, which produces MDFGLRDKRILVTGASGGIGEALVKSLHAFGARLVISGTKEAKLHALNGSIDGGAHVVTQDLSDLGNVHLLIESCKEKLGGLDGLVCNAGMTNDKLSLRMGLDSWQEVIDVNLTASFILNKGAAALMMRQKYGRIVNISSVVAVMGNPGQANYCAAKAGIIGMSKSFAREFASKGVLVNCIAPGFIKTNMTDKLTEEQIAQVLPTIPMKRVGLPEELCGIVAFLLSDMASYITGQTFHVNGGMLMV
- the fabZ gene encoding 3-hydroxyacyl-ACP dehydratase FabZ — its product is MDARDVLLSREEIKKKIPHRDPFLFLDEVVKIDRESQSIVCRWKPGSDAWFFQGHFPGFPITPGVLLIEALAQAAGVYAMMSVEEKYHKKPFFFASIEKAKFKKPVLPDTQILLSATLLKKSMSFWKFEAGAYVADELCVEATIMATIQSE